In the uncultured Methanobacterium sp. genome, one interval contains:
- the mtnP gene encoding S-methyl-5'-thioadenosine phosphorylase, with translation MMGIIGGTGVYQIVEMGELKEKKVLNTPFGESPPISILTFEDQEVAFLPRHREGHDNPPHMINYPANIYALKMLGAERIIATNAVGSLDESINPGDFLIPDDFLDFTRKRPFTFYDDRAVHVDVTQPYCPQLTDTIISAGRGVDGRLVKGGVYVCTEGPRFETPAEIRMFRQMGGTVVGMTGLPEAVLARELEMCYASICMISNYAASVSTEKITIDEVFEILDAKKKELTRLIYNSIISTPSDGNCQCRNALEGAEID, from the coding sequence ATGATGGGAATAATTGGTGGCACAGGAGTATACCAAATAGTTGAAATGGGAGAACTGAAGGAGAAAAAGGTTTTAAACACACCATTTGGTGAATCTCCACCTATATCTATTTTAACATTTGAAGATCAGGAGGTTGCCTTCTTACCCCGTCACAGGGAAGGCCACGACAACCCCCCACATATGATTAACTACCCGGCCAACATCTACGCTCTTAAAATGTTAGGAGCAGAGCGAATCATTGCAACCAACGCTGTTGGATCTCTGGATGAATCCATTAACCCTGGTGACTTCCTCATACCAGACGATTTTTTGGATTTCACCAGAAAAAGACCTTTCACTTTCTATGATGACCGTGCAGTACACGTGGACGTAACCCAACCATACTGCCCACAATTGACAGATACAATAATATCTGCCGGACGAGGGGTAGATGGAAGATTGGTTAAGGGAGGTGTATATGTGTGCACTGAGGGGCCTCGATTTGAGACTCCCGCAGAGATCCGGATGTTCCGTCAGATGGGTGGAACAGTGGTGGGCATGACTGGCCTTCCAGAGGCAGTGCTGGCCAGGGAACTGGAAATGTGCTATGCATCCATATGCATGATCTCCAATTACGCAGCATCAGTATCAACAGAGAAAATAACCATAGATGAAGTATTTGAAATTTTAGATGCGAAAAAGAAAGAATTAACCAGACTTATTTATAACTCCATAATCAGCACACCCTCTGATGGAAATTGCCAATGCAGAAACGCTCTGGAAGGTGCAGAAATAGATTAA
- the nadA gene encoding quinolinate synthase NadA — MNHEQEEILKLKEEKNAIILAHNYQTQEIQEIADFLGDSLELCIKASQIEDADLVVFCGVDFMAETAAILNPSKKILIPDPQAECPMAHMLPAEEVRKYKKRYPQAAVVLYVNTLAEAKAEADILCTSANAAQVVESLDADQILFGPDMNLASFVQKRTDKEIIPIPEVGYCYVHKMFNTGDVTFSRENYPDAEVLVHPECDAEVQEAADQILSTGGMVRHIAASDNKSFLIGTEVDMVTRLRRENPDKLIYPLLDEAICETMKMHTLEKVKNSLIEEKFRVTVPEELAGKARSAVERMLKVS; from the coding sequence TTGAATCACGAGCAGGAAGAAATTCTTAAACTTAAAGAAGAGAAAAATGCCATAATACTGGCCCATAACTATCAAACTCAAGAAATACAGGAAATAGCAGATTTTTTAGGGGACTCTCTGGAACTGTGTATCAAAGCATCACAGATAGAAGATGCTGATCTGGTTGTTTTTTGTGGAGTGGACTTCATGGCAGAAACTGCCGCTATTTTAAACCCTTCTAAGAAAATATTGATCCCAGATCCTCAGGCAGAGTGCCCCATGGCGCACATGCTCCCTGCAGAAGAGGTAAGAAAATATAAAAAGAGATATCCTCAAGCTGCTGTGGTATTATATGTGAACACTCTGGCTGAAGCTAAGGCCGAAGCAGATATACTATGCACATCCGCCAATGCAGCTCAGGTTGTAGAAAGCCTGGATGCAGATCAAATACTCTTTGGTCCAGATATGAACCTGGCTAGTTTCGTTCAAAAAAGAACTGATAAAGAAATAATCCCCATCCCTGAGGTGGGGTACTGTTACGTTCATAAAATGTTCAACACTGGAGATGTCACTTTTTCCAGGGAAAACTATCCTGATGCAGAGGTACTGGTACACCCTGAATGTGACGCTGAAGTACAGGAGGCAGCGGACCAAATACTCAGTACGGGGGGAATGGTTCGCCATATAGCAGCATCGGATAATAAAAGTTTCCTCATAGGCACAGAAGTGGATATGGTGACCAGACTCCGCAGGGAAAACCCTGATAAACTGATCTACCCCTTACTGGATGAGGCCATCTGTGAAACTATGAAAATGCACACCCTGGAAAAGGTTAAAAACTCTCTGATTGAGGAAAAGTTTAGGGTCACAGTTCCAGAGGAACTTGCGGGTAAGGCTCGAAGTGCAGTGGAGCGGATGCTAAAGGTAAGTTAA